In Arthrobacter sp. UKPF54-2, the following are encoded in one genomic region:
- a CDS encoding class I SAM-dependent methyltransferase, which yields MDAGSHASSFGRSYARIGPRMDARGAAAHRRRLVQPAHGAVVEIGAGYGATFPYYPPGVSHVLALEPDPTLRELAFAAAGTAPVPVTVLNGVAEALPAADASVDVVVFSLVLCSVAEPADVLAEALRVLKPGGQLLFYEHVRSAHRLLAAAEDLLTPLWSRLAGGCHPNRDTAALIVRAGLAVQSLDRFGFAALPGNPPLAHILGVAVKP from the coding sequence ATGGACGCCGGCTCGCACGCCTCCTCCTTCGGACGGTCCTATGCCCGCATCGGTCCGCGGATGGACGCCCGCGGGGCCGCGGCCCACCGCCGCCGCCTCGTGCAGCCGGCGCACGGCGCCGTCGTCGAAATCGGGGCAGGCTACGGCGCCACCTTCCCGTACTACCCGCCCGGGGTCTCCCATGTGCTGGCGCTCGAACCGGACCCCACCCTCCGGGAGCTGGCGTTCGCTGCCGCGGGCACGGCGCCGGTGCCGGTCACGGTGCTGAACGGGGTCGCGGAGGCACTGCCGGCGGCGGATGCCTCGGTCGACGTCGTCGTCTTCAGCCTGGTGCTGTGCAGCGTGGCCGAGCCGGCAGACGTCCTGGCCGAGGCCCTCCGGGTCCTCAAGCCGGGCGGCCAACTGCTGTTCTACGAGCATGTCCGCTCAGCGCACCGGTTGCTGGCGGCGGCAGAGGACCTGCTCACCCCGCTCTGGAGCCGGCTGGCAGGCGGCTGCCACCCGAACCGGGACACCGCCGCGCTGATCGTCCGGGCGGGCCTGGCGGTTCAGTCCCTGGACCGCTTCGGCTTCGCGGCCCTGCCCGGCAACCCGCCGCTGGCCCATATCCTCGGGGTGGCGGTCAAGCCGTAG